A region of the Calditrichota bacterium genome:
CTCTCTCTTCGCAACAAGGAAAAGCCAGAGAGTGACCCATGTTCGAAAAGGCGATCAACTTCTTGCGAGAAGTGAAGATTGAGATGGCGAAGGTGAGCTGGCCCACGCGTGAGGAGCTCAAGGGGTCCACTACCATCGTCATCATCACCACTTTGCTGTTCGCCGTCTTCATCTTTATTACTGACCAAATCATTTCCCGTATTGTTGGGGTCATCTTCAGGCTGGCCGGTTAGGCCGTGGACAGGTATGGATCTTCGGGGCGCGCAGATTTGGAAAATGAAGAGCTAAAATGGTATGCCGTGCACGTGCTCTCCGGTCACGAGCGCAAGGTGAAGGCCTATTTAGATAACGAGATCGACAGGAGCGGGCTTCGGCACAAGATCAAAGAGGTCCTTCTCCCCGCCGAGCAGATTACGGAGATGCGCCAGGGGAAGAAGAAGACTAAGAATCGCATCTTCTTCACCGGCTACCTTTTCCTGAATATGGTGCTCGACAAGGAAACGCAGCACCTCGTCTTAGAGACACCTGGCGTCACCAATTTTGTCGGTTCCAAGGCAAAGCCGGAGCCCTTGCGCCCCGAAGAGATCGATCGCATCTTGGGACGGGTGGATGAGTCGCGCGCTAAGGAGCGCATCCATGTGCCGTTCCGCGTCGGCGATGCAATCAAAGTCATCGATGGGCCATTCACCGACTTTACCGGGGTGGTGCAGGAGATTTACGAGGACAAGAACAAGCTGAGAGTCATGGTGAGCATTTTCGGTAGGTCTACGCCTGTGGAGCTCGACTTCTTGCAGGTGGAGTTGGAATCGTAGTGGAGCAAGAATGGCGAAGAAAGTCGTCGCAACAGTGAAACTGCAGATCCCCGCGGGCAATGCTACGCCCTCGCCGCCGGTGGGGCCGGCCCTTGGTCAGCACGGCGTCAATATCGTGGAATTCTGCAAGGCGTTCAATGCGCGCACCCAGGACAAAGTGGGCTACATCATCCCTGTGGTCATCACTATTTATGCTGACCGCACGTTCACCTTCGTCACCAAGACGCCGCCGGCGGCAGTGCTGCTCAAGAAGGCAGCCGGCATCGAGAAGGGCTCGGGCGAGCCGAACCGCACCCGCGTGGGCACCGTGACCAAGGCGCAGGTGCGCGAGATCGCGATGACGAAGATGGAAGACTTGAACGCCAGCAGTTTGGAAAGCGCCATTTCCATGATTGAAGGAACTGCCCGGAGCATGGGCATCAAGGTAGTGGATTGAACGCCACGCCTTACTTGTGCGGAGTCGGAATGAAACGGAGCAAACGATTTCAGCAGGCCCTTGCCAAGCGAGATGCGAGTAAGCAGTATCCTCTGGACGAGGCGGTGAAGCTGGTGAAGGAGACTGCCACCGCCAAGTTCGACGAGACTGTGGAAATAAGCGTCCGCCTGGGTGTTGATCCCCGCCATGCCGACCAGATGGTGCGGGGTTCGGTGACCCTGCCGCACGGGCTGGGCAAGACCAAGCGTGTCCTGGTCCTCACCAAAGGGGACAAGGAGAAGGAAGCCTTGGACGCAGGTGCCGACTATGTCGGATTGGATGAGTACTTGGAGAAGATTCAGGGCGGCTGGCTTGAGTTCGATGCCGTGGTGGCCACTCCCGACGTCATGGGGCAAGTGGGCAAGTTGGGCAAGATCCTCGGCCCGCGCGGTTTGATGCCTAACCCGAAGAGTGGCACAGTCACCTTCAACGTAGCCGAAGCAGTGAAAGAGATCAAGGCGGGCAAGGTGGATTTCCGGGTCGATAAATACGGCATCTTGCATGTGCCGCTGGGCAAGGCCTCCTTTCCGGCTGAGAGGCTGGTGGAGAATGTGAAGGCGTTCATGGAGGCGGTGCTGCGCCTAAAGCCTTCAACAGCAAAGGGGCAGTATGTGCGAAGCGTCACCCTTTCGAGCACCATGGGCCCGGGTGTCAAGATCGACCGCGGTGCTCTTCTCGATGAATTGAAGGCATGAGCATCACCCCTGGCGC
Encoded here:
- the secE gene encoding preprotein translocase subunit SecE, with the translated sequence MFEKAINFLREVKIEMAKVSWPTREELKGSTTIVIITTLLFAVFIFITDQIISRIVGVIFRLAG
- the nusG gene encoding transcription termination/antitermination factor NusG, whose protein sequence is MENEELKWYAVHVLSGHERKVKAYLDNEIDRSGLRHKIKEVLLPAEQITEMRQGKKKTKNRIFFTGYLFLNMVLDKETQHLVLETPGVTNFVGSKAKPEPLRPEEIDRILGRVDESRAKERIHVPFRVGDAIKVIDGPFTDFTGVVQEIYEDKNKLRVMVSIFGRSTPVELDFLQVELES
- the rplK gene encoding 50S ribosomal protein L11, yielding MAKKVVATVKLQIPAGNATPSPPVGPALGQHGVNIVEFCKAFNARTQDKVGYIIPVVITIYADRTFTFVTKTPPAAVLLKKAAGIEKGSGEPNRTRVGTVTKAQVREIAMTKMEDLNASSLESAISMIEGTARSMGIKVVD
- a CDS encoding 50S ribosomal protein L1, with the translated sequence MKRSKRFQQALAKRDASKQYPLDEAVKLVKETATAKFDETVEISVRLGVDPRHADQMVRGSVTLPHGLGKTKRVLVLTKGDKEKEALDAGADYVGLDEYLEKIQGGWLEFDAVVATPDVMGQVGKLGKILGPRGLMPNPKSGTVTFNVAEAVKEIKAGKVDFRVDKYGILHVPLGKASFPAERLVENVKAFMEAVLRLKPSTAKGQYVRSVTLSSTMGPGVKIDRGALLDELKA